One segment of Balaenoptera ricei isolate mBalRic1 chromosome 8, mBalRic1.hap2, whole genome shotgun sequence DNA contains the following:
- the CXCR5 gene encoding C-X-C chemokine receptor type 5 codes for MNYPLTLDMDFMNYNLEDLYKELGSYNDSTETHTMENHLCSTVEGPLLTSFKAVFVPVAYGLIFLLGMMGNILVLVILERHRQTRSSTETFLFHLAVADLLLVFILPFAVAEGSVGWVLGSFLCKTVISLHKINFYCSSLLLACIAVDRYLAIVHAVHAYRHRRLLSIHITCATIWLAGVFFALPEILFAKVSQPHYNDSLPRCTFPQENQAETNAWFTSRFLYHIGGFLLPMLVMTWCYVGVVHRLCQAQRRPQRQKAVRVAILVTSVFFLCWSPYHVVIFLDTLTRLKALGSSCEFNGYLSVAITMSEFLGLAHCCLNPMLYTFAGVKFRSDLSRLLTKLGCAGPASLCQFFPSWRKSSLSESENATSLTTF; via the exons ATGAACTACCCCCTAACCCTGGACATGGACTTCATGAACTACAACCTGGAGGACCTG TACAAGGAATTAGGCAGCTACAATGACAGTACGGAGACCCACACAATGGAAAATCACCTCTGCTCCACAGTTGAGGGGCCCCTGCTGACCTCCTTCAAGGCCGTGTTCGTGCCCGTGGCCTATGGGCTCATCTTCCTCCTGGGCATGATGGGCAACATCCTGGTGCTGGTGATCCTGGAGCGGCACCGGCAAACGCGCAGCTCAACCGAGACCTTCCTGTTCCACCTGGCGGTGGCCGACCTCCTGCTGGTCTTCATCCTGCCCTTTGCTGTGGCCGAGGGCTCCGTGGGCTGGGTCCTGGGCAGCTTCCTCTGCAAAACCGTGATTTCTCTGCACAAGATCAACTTCTACTGCAGCAGCCTGCTCCTGGCCTGCATCGCCGTGGACCGCTACCTGGCCATCGTCCACGCCGTCCACGCCTACCGCCACCGCCGCCTCCTCTCCATCCACATCACCTGTGCAACCATCTGGCTGGCGGGCGTCTTCTTCGCCTTGCCAGAGATCCTTTTCGCCAAGGTCAGTCAACCCCATTACAACGACTCTCTGCCACGCTGCACCTTCCCCCAAGAGAACCAGGCCGAAACCAATGCCTGGTTCACCTCCCGCTTTCTCTATCACATCGGAGGATTCCTGCTGCCAATGCTGGTGATGACCTGGTGCTATGTCGGGGTGGTGCACAGGCTGTGCCAGGCCCAGCGGCGTCCTCAGCGGCAGAAGGCGGTCAGGGTGGCCATCCTTGTGACAAGTGTCTTCTTTCTCTGCTGGTCACCCTACCACGTCGTTATCTTCCTGGACACCCTGACGAGGCTGAAGGCCCTGGGCAGTAGCTGTGAGTTCAATGGCTATCTCTCCGTGGCCATCACCATGAGTGAGTTCCTGGGCCTGGCCCACTGCTGCCTCAATCCCATGCTCTACACGTTTGCCGGCGTGAAGTTCCGCAGTGACCTGTCGCGGCTTCTGACCAAGCTGGGCTGTGCCGGCCCTGCCTCTCTTTGCCAGTTCTTCCCTAGTTGGCGCAAGAGCAGCCTCTCGGAGTCAGAGAATGCCACCTCCCTCACCACCTTCTAG